The Citrifermentans bemidjiense Bem genome window below encodes:
- a CDS encoding peroxiredoxin → MRKSILGTLATSAMVALGSIGAKAPAVGDPAPPFEAPSTAGEIRLTDYLGKKHVVLAFYFADFTPGUTTEVQAFQDGIHRFEELGAQVLGVSSDDLDTHAQFAKEHGLSFPLISDQGGAVQKLYAPGRVTFLIDKKGEIRQVQAGQPGIPRLLEELARL, encoded by the coding sequence ATGAGAAAATCGATTTTGGGAACTCTCGCCACGTCCGCCATGGTGGCCCTGGGAAGCATAGGCGCCAAAGCCCCGGCAGTCGGTGACCCGGCACCCCCTTTCGAGGCGCCTTCCACCGCGGGGGAGATCAGGCTCACCGACTACTTGGGTAAGAAACACGTGGTGCTCGCCTTCTACTTCGCCGACTTCACCCCCGGCTGAACCACCGAAGTACAGGCTTTTCAGGACGGGATCCACCGTTTTGAAGAGTTGGGCGCCCAGGTCCTGGGCGTAAGCAGCGACGACCTCGACACGCACGCGCAGTTCGCCAAGGAGCATGGGCTCTCTTTCCCGCTCATTTCGGATCAGGGGGGAGCGGTGCAGAAGCTGTACGCGCCGGGGAGGGTTACCTTTCTGATCGACAAGAAGGGAGAGATCCGCCAGGTCCAAGCAGGGCAACCGGGCATCCCCCGCTTGCTGGAGGAGCTGGCGCGGCTTTGA
- a CDS encoding VOC family protein: MIRPIPEGYHSVTAMFMFKDCRKAIEFYKNAFGAQERYAMPGPDGNGVMHAEVQVGDSIIMMGDECPQQNCKSAESMGGSPVGFYLYVENVDAAFRRAVEAGATVEMEVQEMFWGDRAGSLRDPFGYNWMLATHTRDLSPEEIREGANEAFSQMNK, translated from the coding sequence ATGATAAGGCCGATCCCGGAAGGATATCATAGCGTCACAGCGATGTTCATGTTCAAGGATTGCCGCAAGGCAATCGAATTCTACAAAAATGCGTTCGGAGCCCAGGAGAGGTATGCCATGCCAGGCCCGGACGGAAACGGGGTAATGCACGCGGAGGTGCAGGTAGGCGACTCCATCATCATGATGGGAGACGAATGCCCGCAGCAAAATTGCAAGAGCGCGGAAAGCATGGGAGGTTCGCCGGTCGGTTTCTACCTGTACGTCGAGAACGTGGATGCCGCTTTCAGACGGGCAGTAGAAGCGGGAGCCACGGTTGAAATGGAGGTACAGGAGATGTTCTGGGGCGACCGTGCCGGCTCGCTGCGGGATCCGTTCGGTTACAACTGGATGTTGGCGACCCACACCCGCGATCTGAGCCCTGAGGAGATCCGCGAAGGTGCCAACGAGGCGTTCTCGCAGATGAATAAGTGA
- the pnpS gene encoding two-component system histidine kinase PnpS codes for MKGGFRWKLMASYLLLVLLLGAGLYFYLAASQETSMTQGTRQHLEDEARIASLMAQKEIRDLKQDAPALTAALSKAIRSRVTVIAGDGVVVADSGLAPDEWGKLENHANRPEVRQALKEGIGSAIRYSATLHTDMLYVAAPFGDHGVVRLALPLSELEQAKERLRRSLGAALAVAVLASLLLSYFLSNLNSRNLRRLATGAQRIGRGEFGARIAVQSQDEMGELAHVMNEMSGRIERQLELISSEKNQLDAILNGMGEGVMVTDRDAVVTLVNPAFCTMFATGAELQGRPLLQITRHPDLYAACREVLSARQEQHQEIALAGGKTVLVHWVPLRDGDGLQGAVAVFHDISAFKRVEKIRRDFVANVSHELRTPVTVIKGYAETLLSGALAADPERAERFLLIIQNHADRLSGLVRDLLTLSELESGEMGMQLKPVALDEAIRQALLLVGQRGEEKGVQLEQPAGEAGLTVQADRGRLEQVLINLLDNAIKYSETGKSVGVETAREGDLVRVSVRDSGIGIPEKDLPRLFERFYRVDEARSRDNGGTGLGLSIVKHIVQAHGGTLEVKSEQGKGSVFSFTLPIAR; via the coding sequence ATGAAAGGGGGCTTTCGCTGGAAACTGATGGCCTCGTACCTGCTGCTCGTGCTCCTCTTGGGGGCGGGACTCTATTTCTACCTCGCCGCAAGCCAGGAAACCTCCATGACCCAGGGGACGCGGCAGCATCTCGAGGACGAGGCCCGCATCGCTTCGCTCATGGCGCAAAAGGAGATCCGGGACCTGAAACAGGATGCGCCGGCTTTGACCGCGGCGCTGTCGAAGGCGATACGCTCGCGCGTCACCGTCATAGCGGGGGACGGTGTTGTGGTCGCTGACTCCGGCCTGGCCCCGGACGAGTGGGGCAAGCTGGAAAACCACGCCAACCGCCCCGAGGTGCGGCAGGCGCTCAAGGAGGGAATCGGCAGCGCCATCCGCTACTCGGCTACCCTCCACACCGACATGCTTTACGTCGCCGCTCCTTTCGGGGACCATGGCGTGGTACGGCTCGCGCTTCCGCTCTCGGAGCTGGAGCAGGCCAAAGAGCGCCTGAGAAGAAGCCTGGGCGCCGCCCTCGCCGTCGCGGTCCTCGCTTCGCTTCTTTTGTCCTACTTCCTCTCCAATCTCAACTCCAGAAACCTCAGAAGGCTCGCGACCGGCGCCCAACGCATCGGGCGGGGCGAGTTCGGCGCCAGGATTGCCGTCCAGAGCCAGGACGAGATGGGCGAACTGGCCCACGTGATGAACGAGATGTCGGGGCGGATCGAGCGGCAGCTGGAGCTGATCTCCTCGGAAAAAAACCAGCTGGATGCGATCTTGAACGGCATGGGGGAGGGGGTGATGGTCACCGACCGGGACGCCGTGGTGACCCTGGTGAACCCCGCTTTTTGCACCATGTTCGCCACCGGCGCCGAGCTGCAGGGGCGGCCGCTTCTGCAGATCACCCGCCACCCGGACCTTTACGCCGCCTGCAGGGAGGTGCTCTCAGCGCGGCAGGAGCAGCACCAGGAAATAGCCCTTGCCGGAGGGAAGACCGTGCTGGTGCACTGGGTCCCCCTGCGCGACGGGGACGGGCTGCAGGGGGCGGTGGCGGTGTTCCACGACATCAGCGCCTTCAAGAGGGTGGAAAAGATCCGCCGCGACTTCGTGGCAAACGTCTCTCACGAATTGAGAACGCCGGTCACGGTGATCAAGGGGTACGCCGAGACGCTTCTCTCGGGAGCGCTCGCGGCCGACCCTGAGCGCGCCGAGCGTTTCCTGCTGATCATCCAGAACCACGCCGACCGCCTTTCCGGCCTGGTCCGCGACCTCTTGACCCTCTCCGAACTGGAGTCGGGGGAGATGGGGATGCAGTTGAAGCCGGTGGCGCTCGACGAGGCGATCCGGCAGGCGCTCCTCCTGGTGGGGCAGCGGGGCGAGGAAAAGGGGGTTCAACTGGAGCAGCCGGCGGGGGAGGCGGGGTTGACCGTCCAGGCGGACCGCGGCCGGCTGGAGCAGGTGCTGATTAATCTTTTGGACAACGCAATCAAGTACAGCGAAACGGGGAAATCCGTGGGAGTGGAGACGGCGCGGGAAGGGGACCTGGTGCGGGTTTCGGTGCGGGACTCAGGGATCGGGATACCGGAAAAGGACCTGCCGCGCCTCTTCGAGCGTTTCTACCGGGTGGACGAGGCGCGCAGCCGCGACAACGGAGGGACCGGTCTCGGGCTCTCCATAGTGAAGCACATCGTGCAGGCGCACGGCGGCACGCTGGAAGTGAAAAGCGAGCAGGGTAAAGGGTCCGTCTTCAGCTTCACGCTGCCGATAGCCAGATAA
- a CDS encoding nucleoside recognition domain-containing protein: MEVAIRIILLSGKSALDLALYTLLPVLVVMMAMMKLVEARGILALVAKWLRPVLRIFGVPGAGAFAMLQLLLVSFAAPVATFSVMEKDGTAKRAIAATLAMVLTMSQANVVFPMVSAGLDLATIMMTSLAGGLAAAALTYYLLTRSLGHEGGEHEDHGVPATAAKKSTALNLMIVGGQEAVQVILGAIPMLILAIFLVNVLKEIGAIALLETALRPLFALIGFPAVAVLPLATKYLAGGTAMMGVTLNLVKEGAITVTELNRMAGFLTNPCDIVGVAVLASAGTRCSSVVRPAVIGALFGILLRGVMHLLIF; this comes from the coding sequence ATGGAAGTAGCGATACGGATCATACTGCTCTCTGGAAAGTCGGCGCTAGACCTGGCGCTTTACACCCTGTTGCCGGTGCTGGTGGTGATGATGGCGATGATGAAGCTGGTGGAGGCGCGGGGCATCCTCGCCCTGGTCGCCAAGTGGCTTCGCCCCGTGCTCAGGATCTTCGGCGTCCCCGGCGCCGGGGCGTTCGCCATGCTGCAGCTGCTTCTGGTCAGTTTCGCCGCTCCGGTCGCCACCTTCTCCGTGATGGAGAAGGACGGGACCGCAAAGCGGGCCATCGCCGCTACGCTGGCGATGGTCCTCACCATGTCGCAGGCCAACGTGGTCTTCCCCATGGTGTCAGCGGGGCTCGACCTTGCCACCATCATGATGACCTCGCTCGCGGGGGGACTCGCGGCGGCGGCGCTCACCTATTACCTACTCACCCGTTCGCTGGGGCACGAGGGAGGAGAGCATGAAGACCACGGCGTCCCCGCCACCGCCGCAAAGAAAAGCACCGCCCTCAACCTGATGATCGTAGGCGGCCAGGAGGCGGTCCAGGTAATCCTCGGCGCCATCCCCATGCTGATACTGGCCATCTTCCTGGTGAACGTGCTTAAGGAGATAGGCGCCATCGCGCTTTTGGAAACGGCGCTGCGCCCCCTTTTCGCACTGATCGGTTTCCCCGCGGTGGCGGTGCTCCCCTTGGCCACCAAATATCTGGCCGGAGGGACCGCCATGATGGGTGTGACGCTCAACCTGGTGAAGGAAGGCGCCATCACCGTCACCGAGTTGAACCGGATGGCAGGCTTCCTCACCAACCCCTGCGACATAGTCGGCGTTGCCGTCCTCGCCTCCGCCGGTACCCGCTGCAGTTCCGTGGTGCGTCCGGCCGTCATCGGCGCCCTCTTCGGCATACTGCTGCGCGGCGTGATGCACCTCCTAATTTTTTAA
- a CDS encoding SDR family NAD(P)-dependent oxidoreductase: MRNIKDMVILVTGATDGLGEKVAADLAGTGATLLLHGRDRDKGRMVQAKIHKATGNDRLYYYNADLSSLDGVDSLAALVTKRCSRLDVLINNAGVGAGPDPTRRQASPDGFELRFAVNYLAPFLLTRRLLPLLRRTAKEAGEARIVNVASVAQRDIDFEDVMLEKEYDGMRAYAQSKQALIMFTLDLAEELAGTGVTANVLHPASLMDTNMVREWFGAARTTVEEGAAHVERLVLSEDLKGVSGIYFDQSRESRVAEQANDVEARRRLRELSFKWTGAGSQNSSRFSSWSSTSSQTSSSRSCQGV, from the coding sequence ATGCGGAATATAAAAGATATGGTTATTCTCGTCACTGGCGCCACCGACGGTCTGGGGGAAAAGGTTGCCGCCGATCTGGCAGGGACGGGGGCAACTTTGTTGCTGCACGGCAGGGACCGGGACAAAGGACGGATGGTGCAGGCGAAGATCCACAAGGCGACCGGCAACGACCGTCTCTATTATTACAATGCAGACCTCTCGTCGCTGGACGGGGTCGATTCCCTCGCCGCTTTGGTAACCAAGAGGTGTTCCCGGTTGGATGTGCTGATAAATAACGCCGGCGTCGGCGCCGGGCCCGACCCGACGCGCCGTCAGGCAAGCCCCGACGGGTTCGAACTGCGGTTCGCCGTCAACTACCTTGCGCCCTTCCTGCTCACCCGCAGGCTCCTGCCGCTGCTACGGCGCACGGCGAAGGAGGCGGGAGAGGCGCGTATCGTCAACGTCGCTTCGGTGGCGCAGCGGGACATCGATTTCGAGGACGTGATGCTGGAAAAGGAGTATGACGGCATGCGCGCCTACGCCCAGAGCAAACAGGCCTTGATCATGTTCACCCTGGATCTGGCTGAAGAACTGGCTGGGACGGGGGTAACGGCGAACGTGCTCCACCCGGCCTCGCTCATGGACACCAACATGGTGCGGGAGTGGTTCGGAGCGGCGCGTACTACGGTGGAGGAGGGGGCGGCTCACGTGGAGCGCCTGGTGCTCTCCGAGGATTTGAAGGGGGTAAGCGGTATCTATTTCGATCAGAGCCGGGAATCGCGCGTCGCGGAGCAGGCCAATGACGTGGAAGCCCGCAGGCGCCTGCGCGAATTGAGCTTCAAATGGACCGGAGCCGGCAGCCAAAACTCTTCGCGGTTTTCTTCCTGGTCCAGCACCAGTTCCCAGACATCCTCATCCAGGTCGTGCCAAGGCGTATGA
- a CDS encoding addiction module antidote protein: MPKTGTSRYDVAEHLRTPEEMAAYLEACLEEANGDAAFIAKALGDIARAKGMSQVARDAGLSRESLYKALSGERVPGFDTILKIISALGLKLHADAR; the protein is encoded by the coding sequence ATGCCAAAAACTGGTACCAGTCGTTACGATGTTGCCGAGCACCTTCGCACTCCAGAAGAAATGGCGGCTTATCTTGAGGCATGTCTCGAAGAGGCTAATGGCGATGCTGCCTTTATTGCCAAGGCACTTGGTGACATCGCACGCGCCAAGGGAATGTCGCAGGTAGCGCGAGATGCCGGTCTCTCAAGAGAAAGTCTTTATAAGGCCCTTTCAGGCGAACGGGTTCCTGGGTTTGATACCATCCTCAAAATCATCTCAGCGTTAGGTCTTAAACTGCACGCCGACGCTCGTTAA
- a CDS encoding CHASE domain-containing protein, protein MPTTPPPVDNPPSTSLWAKTIHVLPYLVMALSFLLTFFFWRQYDHSLNIRSQEVFNDRVDEIKSKFFTRMTDDEQILRGAAGLFNASEDVTRDEWRRYALSLSLDKHFPGFQGLGFAEVVRPKDLERHIQRIRREGFPDYRLWPEGERQEYTAIIYLEPFDWRNQRAFGYDMFSAPHRREAMSKARDLGEAVVTGPVTLVQETKRDKQTGVLMYLPVYKRGLPLETVAQRRIAVQGYTFSPIRIKNFLSATFPRMPEDIGFRIYTDKEPNPAGLLYDSVSDSNLNLPENYRGELQATRSFQGFGRNWLLTFESLPHTAQEQRKTQSRNYLIVGITVSILLSVIAFMLRSAHAGAIAAAQALKESQERYRKISEDSPAYIATFLPDGTLTYVNPALAHDLGKRQEDLLGKSFFEFLLPEYREPVRLGLHALSPQNPTQTLEQAMVGPNEAVIWHEWTNRAVFDDHGGITEFQGVGQNITERKKAAEERSRLEQQMLHAQKMESLGVLAGGVAHDFNNILMAIIGNVDLSLMKIEEASPITANLRNIEKAAMRAADLAKQMLAYSGKGKFVIEKLDLNRLIEKLHPILEPSLPTNAVLTLKLHKPLPMVEGDANQMRQIVMNLFMNAVEALGENGGEIIISTDDGVQDGESLQNVLLGETLAEGSYVLLEVTDTGCGMEKEVLDKVFDPFFTTKFTGRGLGLAAVHGIVRGHKGGIRISSEPGMGTTFQVLLPTSEPTPVEVSVPEEIENGWSGVGRILLVDDEEVVRTVAAELLKELGFTPVVAGSGAEAIETFKNNQDLQAVILDLTMPGMDGEECFRALRGIDPEVKVIMSSGFSEQDVVQKFPGKELAGFIQKPYTLKALKEVMRKV, encoded by the coding sequence ATGCCGACCACCCCGCCACCAGTCGACAACCCACCCTCCACAAGCCTTTGGGCAAAAACCATACATGTTTTGCCATACCTGGTCATGGCCCTTTCTTTTCTTTTGACTTTCTTCTTCTGGCGCCAGTACGACCACAGCCTGAACATCAGATCCCAGGAAGTATTCAACGATCGCGTCGATGAGATAAAGAGTAAGTTCTTCACCAGAATGACGGATGACGAACAGATCCTGAGGGGGGCGGCCGGACTTTTCAACGCCAGTGAGGATGTGACGCGCGACGAGTGGCGGCGCTATGCCCTGTCGCTGTCGCTTGATAAGCACTTTCCCGGTTTCCAGGGTTTGGGCTTCGCCGAGGTGGTCCGTCCCAAGGACTTGGAGCGCCATATCCAGCGGATAAGGCGAGAAGGGTTCCCCGATTACAGATTATGGCCGGAGGGGGAGCGGCAGGAATATACCGCCATCATCTACTTGGAACCCTTCGACTGGCGCAACCAGCGTGCCTTCGGCTACGACATGTTCTCCGCCCCCCACCGACGCGAGGCGATGTCGAAAGCCCGCGACCTGGGAGAAGCTGTGGTAACCGGTCCGGTGACACTGGTGCAGGAAACAAAGAGGGATAAGCAGACCGGAGTGTTGATGTACCTCCCCGTGTACAAGCGGGGTCTCCCCTTGGAAACCGTAGCGCAGCGGCGGATCGCGGTGCAGGGATATACATTTAGCCCGATCAGGATCAAGAATTTCCTTTCGGCAACCTTCCCCAGAATGCCGGAAGACATAGGCTTCAGGATCTACACGGACAAGGAGCCGAACCCCGCGGGGCTCCTCTACGACTCCGTCTCCGACTCCAACCTCAACCTTCCGGAAAACTACCGGGGCGAACTGCAGGCGACCCGGTCCTTTCAAGGGTTCGGCCGGAACTGGTTGTTGACCTTCGAGTCGCTGCCGCACACGGCCCAGGAGCAGAGGAAAACCCAGTCCAGAAACTACCTGATCGTCGGCATTACCGTCAGCATCCTGCTGTCGGTCATCGCATTCATGCTCCGTTCCGCACATGCCGGCGCCATCGCCGCAGCCCAGGCACTTAAGGAAAGCCAGGAGCGTTATCGCAAGATCTCGGAAGACAGTCCCGCCTATATTGCCACCTTCCTTCCCGATGGCACGCTCACATATGTAAACCCCGCCTTGGCCCACGACCTGGGAAAGCGCCAGGAAGACCTTTTAGGAAAAAGCTTCTTCGAGTTTCTCCTGCCGGAGTACCGGGAGCCGGTCAGGCTGGGGTTGCACGCCCTTTCGCCTCAAAACCCGACCCAAACACTGGAACAAGCCATGGTTGGTCCCAATGAAGCTGTAATCTGGCACGAATGGACCAATCGGGCGGTGTTCGACGACCACGGAGGCATAACCGAGTTTCAGGGCGTGGGGCAGAACATTACTGAGAGGAAGAAAGCAGCTGAAGAACGCTCCCGACTGGAACAGCAGATGCTGCACGCCCAGAAAATGGAAAGCCTGGGAGTGCTGGCCGGCGGCGTGGCACATGACTTCAACAACATCCTGATGGCCATCATAGGGAACGTGGACTTGTCACTGATGAAGATCGAGGAGGCCTCCCCCATCACCGCAAATCTGCGCAACATCGAGAAAGCTGCAATGAGGGCGGCCGATCTTGCCAAGCAGATGCTTGCCTACTCCGGCAAAGGGAAATTCGTCATAGAAAAGCTGGACCTGAACCGGCTGATCGAAAAGCTGCACCCGATCCTGGAACCGTCGCTACCGACCAACGCCGTCCTGACACTGAAGCTGCACAAGCCGCTCCCGATGGTCGAAGGGGATGCCAACCAGATGCGGCAGATAGTGATGAACCTGTTTATGAACGCCGTAGAGGCGCTTGGCGAAAACGGCGGCGAGATAATCATCAGCACCGATGACGGCGTACAGGACGGGGAGAGCCTGCAGAACGTGCTGCTGGGCGAAACCCTGGCCGAAGGAAGCTACGTGCTTTTGGAGGTCACAGACACCGGCTGCGGCATGGAGAAGGAAGTGCTCGACAAAGTCTTCGATCCCTTCTTTACCACCAAGTTCACCGGCCGGGGGCTGGGTCTAGCCGCAGTGCACGGCATAGTAAGAGGTCACAAGGGCGGGATAAGGATATCCAGCGAGCCCGGCATGGGAACCACTTTTCAAGTGCTGCTGCCGACCTCTGAGCCCACACCGGTGGAGGTCTCGGTCCCGGAGGAAATCGAGAATGGCTGGAGCGGCGTGGGAAGGATTCTGCTCGTGGACGACGAGGAGGTAGTGAGAACCGTCGCGGCCGAGCTGCTGAAAGAGCTGGGGTTCACGCCTGTTGTTGCCGGCAGTGGCGCCGAGGCCATAGAAACCTTCAAGAACAACCAGGACCTACAGGCCGTCATCCTGGACCTGACCATGCCCGGAATGGATGGCGAAGAGTGCTTCCGCGCACTGCGGGGGATCGATCCGGAAGTAAAAGTGATCATGTCCAGCGGGTTCAGCGAACAAGACGTAGTCCAGAAATTTCCCGGCAAAGAGCTGGCAGGATTCATCCAGAAGCCGTACACCCTCAAAGCCCTCAAAGAAGTGATGCGGAAGGTGTAG
- a CDS encoding HEPN domain-containing protein: MTPVEILNEEYKCIIAFLDGSGQPSLSSDVNKYFKKVITLSSASYFEHRIQEVLVRFISQESSGNTKVVSFFKKKAITMQYHTYFDWGEKDNPNKPGKNANVFFALFGEEFKRLASEEIKKDPILEESMKAFLELGHLRNILVHSNFAAYSFDNKNTEEIFLLYQAATKFVKFIEDKLTQVVWFPS, translated from the coding sequence ATGACCCCAGTCGAAATACTGAACGAAGAATATAAGTGTATTATTGCTTTCCTTGATGGAAGTGGCCAGCCGTCACTATCTAGTGATGTGAACAAGTACTTTAAAAAAGTGATCACCTTGTCTTCAGCGAGTTATTTTGAACATAGGATACAAGAAGTACTGGTTCGTTTTATCTCTCAAGAATCGAGTGGCAACACCAAGGTTGTCAGCTTCTTTAAGAAGAAGGCTATTACTATGCAGTACCACACCTATTTCGATTGGGGTGAGAAAGATAATCCTAATAAACCAGGAAAAAATGCCAACGTTTTTTTTGCATTATTTGGTGAAGAATTCAAAAGATTGGCTTCGGAAGAAATAAAGAAAGACCCCATACTAGAAGAATCCATGAAAGCTTTTCTAGAACTAGGGCACTTACGCAATATCCTTGTTCACAGCAACTTCGCTGCTTATAGCTTTGACAATAAAAATACCGAAGAAATCTTCCTGTTGTATCAGGCTGCTACGAAATTTGTTAAATTTATTGAGGATAAGTTGACACAGGTGGTTTGGTTTCCAAGTTAG
- a CDS encoding phytoene desaturase family protein gives MPPNSTPDAVVVGSGPNGLAAAITLARAGLSVTVFEEYRTIGGGTRTEELTLPGFWHDVCSAVHPLGVASPFFLSLPLHEHGLEWIYPEIQLAHPLPDGTSALLYRSIDKTAELLGSDGKAYLRLMSPLVRQWDDLAPDLLAPLHYPQHPLAMLLFGLRGITSAQRMGNSCFKEPAARALFAGLAAHSFLPLTEPLSSAFGLVLGALGHVAGWPVAKGGSRMIAAALASYLRSLGGEIVTDTGINSLTELPKARLTMLDLTPRQLLKIDAPLPERYRQKIEAYRYGPGVFKIDWALDAPIPWASEGCRRATTVHLAGTADELARSEREVSQGKHPHHPFVLLAQPTLVDQSRAPLGKHVGWAYCHVPHGSTVDMTERIEAQVERFAPGFRSLVLARHTRNCAELERYNRNLIGGDINGGIQDLRQFMARPTLFSPYRTPLKGLYLCSSGTPPGGGVHGMCGYHAASLALEDIKR, from the coding sequence ATGCCGCCGAACAGCACGCCCGATGCCGTCGTGGTGGGTTCCGGACCCAACGGCCTCGCCGCCGCCATCACCCTGGCGCGAGCGGGGCTTTCCGTGACCGTCTTCGAGGAATACCGCACCATCGGCGGCGGAACCAGGACGGAGGAACTCACCCTCCCCGGGTTCTGGCATGACGTCTGCTCCGCCGTCCATCCCCTGGGCGTAGCCTCGCCGTTCTTTCTTTCGCTCCCCCTTCATGAACACGGGCTGGAATGGATCTACCCTGAGATCCAGCTCGCACATCCCTTGCCCGACGGCACCTCCGCCCTTTTATACCGCTCCATAGACAAGACCGCTGAACTCCTGGGGAGCGACGGAAAAGCTTACCTGCGGCTCATGTCTCCTCTGGTGCGGCAGTGGGACGATTTGGCCCCCGATCTGCTCGCGCCGCTGCATTACCCGCAGCACCCGCTGGCGATGCTGCTCTTCGGCCTGCGAGGGATCACCTCCGCGCAGCGGATGGGCAACTCCTGCTTCAAAGAGCCAGCCGCGCGCGCCCTTTTCGCCGGGCTGGCCGCGCATTCCTTCCTGCCGCTCACCGAGCCTCTATCCTCTGCGTTCGGCCTCGTTCTCGGCGCCCTCGGACACGTGGCCGGTTGGCCGGTGGCAAAGGGAGGCTCCCGCATGATAGCCGCAGCACTTGCCTCCTATCTCCGCTCCTTGGGAGGGGAGATCGTCACCGATACCGGAATCAACTCGCTGACGGAACTCCCCAAAGCCCGCCTCACCATGCTCGACCTGACGCCGCGCCAGTTGTTGAAGATCGACGCCCCCCTGCCGGAACGGTACCGGCAGAAGATCGAGGCGTATCGCTACGGCCCCGGCGTCTTCAAGATCGACTGGGCGCTGGACGCTCCGATACCGTGGGCGTCGGAAGGGTGCCGCCGCGCGACGACGGTGCATCTCGCCGGGACCGCGGACGAGCTTGCCCGCTCCGAGCGTGAGGTGTCGCAAGGAAAACATCCGCACCACCCCTTCGTTTTGCTCGCGCAGCCGACGCTGGTGGACCAAAGCCGGGCGCCGCTCGGAAAGCATGTGGGATGGGCGTACTGCCATGTCCCCCACGGCTCCACCGTCGACATGACAGAACGGATCGAGGCGCAGGTGGAGCGCTTCGCACCCGGTTTTCGCAGCCTGGTGCTGGCCCGCCATACCCGCAACTGCGCGGAGCTTGAGCGCTACAACCGAAACCTGATCGGTGGAGACATAAACGGAGGGATACAGGACCTGCGCCAGTTCATGGCGCGGCCGACGCTTTTTTCACCGTACCGGACGCCGCTAAAAGGACTCTACCTCTGCTCTTCGGGCACCCCGCCGGGCGGAGGCGTCCACGGCATGTGCGGCTACCACGCCGCGAGCCTGGCTCTGGAGGATATCAAGAGATGA
- a CDS encoding rhodanese-like domain-containing protein, translating into MKRLLIYPALSLALVSTAIAASYNYVEPADFKKWLESSKPVKIVDIQVPAEFRKHHFKNSLETNAFPAKSADDKKKLDEVVPQLLAGREDIVIVCPRGGGGAKNTYEHLKGKGVAEKRLFILEDGMQGWPYKQLTLSDTK; encoded by the coding sequence ATGAAGAGACTGTTGATTTATCCTGCTTTGTCGCTGGCACTCGTTTCGACGGCCATAGCCGCCAGCTACAATTATGTGGAGCCCGCTGATTTCAAGAAATGGCTGGAGAGCAGCAAGCCGGTGAAGATCGTCGACATTCAGGTCCCTGCCGAATTCCGCAAACATCACTTCAAGAACTCGCTGGAGACTAATGCCTTTCCGGCCAAATCTGCTGACGACAAGAAGAAGCTTGATGAGGTGGTCCCGCAGCTTCTCGCTGGGCGCGAAGATATCGTTATCGTCTGCCCTCGTGGCGGCGGTGGCGCAAAAAACACCTACGAGCATCTGAAGGGAAAAGGGGTAGCCGAAAAGCGCCTGTTTATCCTGGAAGACGGGATGCAAGGCTGGCCTTACAAACAGCTTACGCTTAGCGATACGAAGTAA
- a CDS encoding response regulator, which produces MPTVLVIEDEKDLADLVAFHLEQEGYCCLVAHDGATGLAEARRCKPDLILLDLMLPGMMGTEVCRTLKGAELTAGIPVIMLTARGEEIDRVVGFEMGADDYVVKPFSTRELMLRVRAVLRRKLPASEVATISLGALLIDVERHLVRVAGEEVQLTSTEFKLLMNLAERIGRVQSRELLLQNVWGYSYLGDTRTVDTHMTRLRTKLGAAGELIKTVRGFGYKLEES; this is translated from the coding sequence ATGCCGACAGTACTGGTGATAGAGGACGAGAAGGACCTGGCGGATCTGGTGGCTTTCCACCTGGAGCAGGAGGGATATTGCTGCCTCGTGGCCCACGACGGCGCCACCGGGCTCGCGGAGGCGCGCCGCTGCAAGCCTGACCTGATACTGCTCGACCTGATGCTCCCGGGGATGATGGGGACGGAGGTCTGCCGCACCTTGAAGGGGGCGGAACTTACCGCGGGCATTCCTGTCATCATGCTCACCGCTCGCGGGGAGGAGATCGACCGCGTGGTGGGGTTCGAGATGGGGGCCGACGACTACGTGGTGAAGCCTTTTTCCACCCGGGAGCTGATGCTTAGGGTGCGGGCCGTCTTGAGGAGAAAGCTTCCCGCTTCCGAAGTGGCCACCATCTCGCTGGGGGCGCTACTAATCGACGTGGAGCGCCACCTGGTCCGGGTAGCCGGGGAGGAGGTACAGCTCACCTCTACGGAATTCAAGCTCCTGATGAACCTGGCGGAGCGGATCGGACGCGTGCAGAGCAGGGAACTTCTCTTGCAAAACGTCTGGGGATACAGCTACCTGGGCGACACGCGCACCGTGGACACGCACATGACCCGCCTGCGCACGAAGCTTGGAGCGGCGGGGGAGTTGATCAAGACTGTGCGCGGCTTCGGCTACAAACTGGAGGAGTCATGA